A region of Lichenibacterium dinghuense DNA encodes the following proteins:
- a CDS encoding AEC family transporter, whose protein sequence is MNAVIDAVLPVFALIGVGALAGARGLLGPSVTDALNLFVVWLALPALLLVATARMSFADVDHPGFLLACGAGIAVTFLLSMLLDRRPGKRLADRAIEGLDAAYANTGFLGIPLGLGLFGQGLLPALVISTLLTGSVLFGFAIVLIEFDLASSPSLGRTLLKVGRSLARNPLVVSPILGGLWAATGLPLPGPADRFLTLLGAAAGPCALVTIGLFLQQQRERADPREVGRLVALKLVVQPLVTLGFAWLAPMPKPWFDAALLLAALPTGTGPFMLAKLYGREAAATSRAILFSTVLSVATVSGLVAVMAR, encoded by the coding sequence ATGAACGCCGTGATCGACGCCGTGCTGCCCGTCTTCGCGCTGATCGGCGTCGGCGCCCTCGCGGGGGCGCGCGGGCTGCTCGGCCCCTCCGTCACCGACGCGCTGAACCTGTTCGTGGTGTGGCTGGCGCTGCCGGCGCTGCTGCTCGTCGCGACCGCGCGCATGAGCTTCGCCGATGTCGACCACCCCGGCTTCCTGCTCGCCTGCGGGGCCGGCATCGCGGTCACCTTCCTCCTGTCGATGCTGCTCGACCGGCGCCCGGGCAAGCGCCTGGCCGACCGCGCCATCGAGGGGCTCGACGCCGCCTACGCCAACACGGGGTTCCTCGGCATCCCGCTGGGCCTCGGGCTGTTCGGGCAGGGCCTGCTGCCGGCCCTGGTGATCTCGACGCTGCTGACCGGCTCGGTCCTGTTCGGCTTCGCCATCGTGCTGATCGAGTTCGACCTCGCGTCCTCGCCGAGCCTCGGCCGCACGCTCCTCAAGGTGGGCCGCTCGCTGGCGCGCAACCCGCTCGTGGTGTCGCCGATCCTCGGCGGGCTCTGGGCCGCGACGGGGCTGCCGCTGCCCGGGCCCGCCGACCGCTTCCTCACCCTGCTCGGCGCCGCGGCCGGCCCCTGCGCGCTGGTCACCATCGGGCTGTTCCTGCAGCAGCAGCGCGAGCGGGCCGACCCGCGCGAGGTCGGCCGCCTCGTCGCCCTGAAGCTCGTGGTGCAGCCGCTGGTGACGCTGGGCTTCGCCTGGCTCGCGCCGATGCCGAAGCCCTGGTTCGACGCGGCGCTGCTGCTGGCCGCCCTGCCGACCGGCACCGGCCCGTTCATGCTGGCGAAGCTGTACGGGCGCGAGGCCGCGGCGACGTCGCGCGCCATCCTGTTCTCCACCGTGCTGAGCGTCGCCACCGTGTCGGGGCTGGTGGCCGTGATGGCGCGGTGA
- a CDS encoding pentapeptide repeat-containing protein — translation MTDLETRPGAASAPGGPRDVLVVRLKAGALPLGEALEGRDLSGLQGGRDAVAPADGQTPAWWDADSRGLALAGVDLSGGRLAGAQLRGANLRGADMTDVVGRSADLAEAVLEQVRFNGADMGGTSFAGASAGEADFTDAMLEDARFAGAHLRYATLAGALLDSADFAGADLWGVRATKAEADDASFKGARCDEADFSGADLTGVDLSEASLKKAKFGGAKMRGAKLDGAAVDGAHFDGADLSNASLPRLNLQTCSLKHARLAGAWLDNTRLRPEQLGGAVGEEVAKEYHAARDAYVVLEQNFRSLGNGDGASWAFRKGRLMGKLHERETALHGWRRRDWRKAARHGANWLSDGFVEWLCDYGESLWRVMRAFGTLIVLFAVFYGLTESLDRVTQGPAGELRHVTENPFDLLVYSFLNMLSTSAPDIGLKPTSPIIYLVTSMQGAVGIVLIGLFGYVLGNRMHR, via the coding sequence ATGACCGACCTGGAGACACGCCCCGGCGCGGCATCCGCGCCCGGCGGCCCGCGCGACGTCCTCGTTGTGCGCCTGAAGGCCGGCGCCCTGCCGCTCGGCGAGGCGCTGGAGGGGCGCGACCTGTCCGGCCTGCAGGGCGGGCGCGACGCCGTGGCGCCGGCGGACGGGCAGACCCCGGCCTGGTGGGACGCCGACAGCCGGGGGCTCGCGCTCGCGGGCGTCGACCTGTCGGGCGGGCGGCTCGCGGGCGCGCAGCTCCGGGGGGCGAACCTGCGCGGCGCCGACATGACGGACGTCGTGGGCCGCTCGGCCGACCTCGCCGAGGCCGTGCTGGAGCAGGTGCGCTTCAACGGCGCCGACATGGGCGGCACCTCCTTCGCGGGGGCCAGCGCGGGCGAGGCGGACTTCACCGACGCCATGCTGGAGGACGCGCGCTTCGCCGGCGCGCACCTGCGCTACGCGACGCTCGCGGGCGCGCTGCTCGACAGCGCCGACTTCGCCGGCGCCGACCTGTGGGGCGTGCGCGCCACGAAGGCCGAGGCCGACGACGCGAGCTTCAAGGGCGCCCGCTGCGACGAGGCCGACTTCTCCGGCGCCGACCTCACCGGCGTCGACCTCAGCGAGGCCAGCCTCAAGAAGGCGAAGTTCGGCGGCGCCAAGATGCGCGGCGCCAAGCTCGACGGCGCGGCGGTGGACGGCGCGCATTTCGACGGCGCCGACCTCAGCAACGCCAGCCTGCCGCGGCTGAACCTGCAGACCTGCTCGCTCAAGCACGCGCGCCTGGCCGGCGCCTGGCTCGACAACACGCGCCTGCGCCCCGAACAGCTCGGCGGCGCGGTGGGCGAGGAGGTGGCCAAGGAGTACCACGCGGCGCGCGACGCCTACGTGGTGCTGGAGCAGAACTTCCGCTCCCTCGGCAACGGCGACGGCGCGTCCTGGGCGTTCCGCAAGGGGCGGCTGATGGGCAAGCTGCACGAGCGCGAGACGGCGCTGCACGGGTGGCGCCGGCGGGACTGGCGCAAGGCGGCGCGGCACGGGGCCAACTGGCTGTCGGACGGCTTCGTGGAGTGGCTCTGCGACTACGGCGAGAGCCTGTGGCGGGTGATGCGCGCCTTCGGCACGCTGATCGTGCTCTTCGCGGTCTTCTACGGCCTCACCGAATCGCTCGACCGCGTCACGCAGGGGCCGGCGGGCGAGCTCCGGCACGTGACCGAGAACCCCTTCGACCTCCTGGTCTATTCCTTCCTCAACATGCTCTCGACCTCGGCGCCCGACATCGGGCTGAAGCCCACGAGCCCGATCATCTATCTCGTGACGTCCATGCAGGGCGCGGTGGGCATCGTGCTGATCGGGCTGTTCGGCTACGTGCTCGGAAACCGGATGCACCGGTGA
- the arfB gene encoding alternative ribosome rescue aminoacyl-tRNA hydrolase ArfB: MIRITERIALDEDELHEDFIRSSGAGGQNVNKVETAVQLRFDVAHSPNLPEGVRARLMRLAGRRLTKEGVLVLTAQRFRTQERNRADALERLCEMVREAAVPPPPPRRPTRPTLGSKKRRLEGKRIRGDVKAMRGRVEGE, translated from the coding sequence GTGATACGGATCACGGAGCGCATCGCGCTCGACGAGGACGAACTGCACGAGGACTTCATCCGCTCCTCCGGCGCGGGCGGGCAGAACGTCAACAAGGTCGAGACGGCGGTTCAGCTCCGCTTCGACGTGGCTCACTCGCCGAACCTGCCCGAAGGCGTGCGCGCCCGGCTGATGCGGCTCGCCGGCCGGCGCCTCACCAAGGAGGGCGTGCTGGTGCTCACCGCCCAGCGCTTCCGCACCCAGGAGCGCAACCGCGCCGACGCGCTCGAGCGCCTGTGCGAGATGGTGCGCGAGGCCGCCGTCCCGCCCCCGCCGCCGCGCCGCCCGACCCGCCCGACGCTGGGCTCGAAGAAGCGGCGGCTCGAGGGCAAGCGCATCCGCGGCGACGTCAAGGCGATGCGGGGGCGCGTCGAGGGGGAGTGA
- a CDS encoding hybrid sensor histidine kinase/response regulator produces MTGRQRILPVRRDYNRWVADETLEDFALRFTAKGARRWSSSRVGQTALGAISFLALEAIGGSVTLTYGFSNVLAATLVVGAVLFLTGLPISFYAARYGVDVDLLTRGAGFGYIGSTVTSLVYATFTFMLFAIEGSIMATALKLFFGVPLPAGYLVSALAVIPLVTHGISWISRFQLLTQPLWIGLNLLPVAFIAWHDRAAVLDWTRFGGLAMPAAGGFDLRGFGGAASVILALMPQIGEQVDVLRFLPARPAPGRAARAWWWSLLAAGPGWIVFGAPKLLFGSLLAVMALRAGVAPDHAADPAEMYRVAFGRVLDAPAAVAWLTAGFVVVSQLKINVMNAYAGSLAWSNFFSRLTHSHPGRVVWLVFNVAIALLLMELGIYAALERVLSLFAVVAVAWLGAVVADLAVNKPLGLSPPGIAFMRAHLPDIDPVGCGAMGIATLVALLAAAGAFGEAPAALAPFVALGTALAAAPLIALLARRHRMPARRARAAPSGGASVACSICAHPFEPEDMAHCPAYAGPICSLCCSLDARCGDLCRPGATAPVQAMAALRALLPRRWGSRVTRSAVQFGGTFLCFVLVVSAVLLLIDFGAAATGPEIRPVVDRTLWAAFAILSIVSGVLAWFFTLAGESRRAAQDESARQTALLLDEIAAHRRTDAELQRARDVAEAANSAKSRYVVGLSHELRTPLNAVLGYAQLMERDGDLPPARRNGLRVIRRSAEHLSGLIDGLLDVSKIEAGRLQIRSDRVRTAEFFAGLVDMVRLQASAKGLEFRVSGLDALPAAVRTDEKRLRQVLINLLSNAIKFTPSGHVSLGVSYRNQVATLEVADSGPGIAPEDRARIFEPFDRGPQARADAAPGLGLGLTITKLLAELMGGDIAVLEPAEGGALFRVRLMLSAASAPAVAVPRAVAGYRGRRRTLMVVDDDPEQPVLMRAILEPLGFAVLSARDGPTCLSLVADVAPDLFALDVSMPGLDGWTLARTLRARGVEAPILMMSANLAEGAPAGVADDHDAVLPKPFDLSRLIDLLGALLALDWIEGAPAPDAAAAPARPPAALAAADLAELRRLCAIGYVRGLEAKLAEAGDAPLAALLRERLARFDLDGVARLLDEAEAAGAPPGAEGAREGVAP; encoded by the coding sequence ATGACCGGACGCCAACGCATCCTGCCCGTCAGGCGCGACTACAACCGATGGGTCGCCGACGAGACGCTGGAGGACTTCGCGCTGCGCTTCACCGCCAAGGGTGCGCGGCGCTGGTCGTCGTCGCGCGTCGGGCAGACGGCGCTCGGCGCCATCTCGTTCCTGGCGCTGGAGGCGATCGGAGGCAGCGTCACCCTCACCTACGGCTTCTCCAACGTGCTGGCCGCGACGCTGGTCGTCGGCGCCGTGCTGTTCCTCACCGGCCTGCCGATCTCGTTCTACGCGGCGCGCTACGGGGTGGACGTCGACCTGCTGACGCGCGGCGCGGGCTTCGGCTACATCGGCTCGACCGTGACCTCGCTGGTCTACGCCACCTTCACCTTCATGCTCTTCGCCATCGAGGGGTCGATCATGGCGACGGCGCTGAAGCTGTTCTTCGGCGTGCCCTTGCCCGCCGGCTACCTCGTCAGCGCGCTGGCCGTGATCCCGCTGGTCACGCACGGCATCAGCTGGATCAGCCGCTTCCAGCTCCTCACCCAGCCGCTGTGGATCGGGCTGAACCTCCTGCCCGTCGCCTTCATCGCGTGGCACGACCGCGCGGCCGTGCTCGACTGGACGCGGTTCGGCGGCCTCGCGATGCCGGCCGCCGGCGGCTTCGACCTCCGAGGGTTCGGCGGCGCCGCCTCCGTGATCCTGGCCCTGATGCCGCAGATCGGCGAGCAGGTGGACGTGCTGCGCTTCCTCCCCGCCCGCCCGGCGCCGGGGCGGGCCGCGCGGGCCTGGTGGTGGTCGCTGCTGGCCGCGGGGCCGGGCTGGATCGTGTTCGGCGCCCCCAAGCTGCTGTTCGGCTCGCTGCTCGCCGTCATGGCGCTGCGCGCCGGCGTCGCCCCCGACCACGCCGCCGATCCGGCCGAGATGTACCGCGTCGCCTTCGGCCGCGTGCTCGACGCGCCGGCCGCGGTGGCCTGGCTCACCGCCGGCTTCGTGGTGGTGTCCCAGCTCAAGATCAACGTCATGAACGCCTATGCGGGCTCGCTCGCCTGGTCGAACTTCTTCTCCCGCCTCACCCACTCGCACCCCGGCCGCGTGGTGTGGCTGGTGTTCAACGTCGCCATCGCGCTCCTGCTGATGGAGCTCGGCATCTACGCGGCGCTGGAGCGCGTGCTCAGCCTCTTCGCCGTGGTGGCGGTGGCCTGGCTCGGCGCGGTGGTGGCCGACCTCGCGGTCAACAAGCCGCTCGGCCTGTCGCCCCCCGGCATCGCCTTCATGCGCGCCCACCTGCCCGACATCGACCCCGTCGGCTGCGGCGCCATGGGGATCGCGACGCTGGTGGCGCTGCTCGCCGCCGCGGGCGCCTTCGGGGAAGCTCCGGCCGCGCTGGCCCCCTTCGTGGCGCTCGGCACGGCGCTCGCCGCGGCGCCCCTCATCGCGCTGCTGGCCCGCCGCCACCGCATGCCGGCCCGCCGGGCGCGGGCCGCACCGTCGGGCGGCGCCTCCGTCGCCTGCTCGATCTGCGCCCACCCGTTCGAGCCGGAGGACATGGCGCACTGCCCGGCCTACGCGGGGCCGATCTGCTCGCTGTGCTGCTCGCTCGACGCGCGCTGCGGCGACCTGTGCCGGCCCGGCGCCACGGCGCCCGTGCAGGCCATGGCGGCGCTGCGCGCGCTGCTGCCGCGGCGCTGGGGGTCCCGCGTCACCCGCTCCGCCGTGCAGTTCGGCGGCACCTTCCTGTGCTTCGTGCTGGTCGTCAGCGCGGTGCTGCTGCTGATCGACTTCGGCGCCGCCGCCACGGGGCCGGAGATCCGCCCGGTGGTCGACCGCACGCTCTGGGCAGCCTTCGCCATCCTGTCGATCGTGTCGGGCGTGCTGGCCTGGTTCTTCACGCTCGCGGGCGAGAGCCGGCGCGCCGCGCAGGACGAATCCGCCCGCCAGACCGCGCTGCTTCTCGACGAGATCGCGGCCCACCGCCGCACCGACGCCGAGCTGCAGCGCGCGCGCGACGTGGCCGAGGCCGCCAACTCCGCCAAGAGCCGCTACGTGGTGGGCCTCAGCCACGAGCTGCGCACGCCGCTCAACGCGGTGCTGGGCTACGCGCAGCTGATGGAGCGCGACGGCGACCTGCCCCCCGCGCGGCGCAACGGGCTGCGCGTCATCCGCCGCTCGGCCGAGCACCTGTCCGGCCTCATCGACGGGCTGCTCGACGTGTCCAAGATCGAGGCCGGGCGGCTGCAGATCCGCTCGGACCGCGTGCGCACGGCGGAGTTCTTCGCCGGCCTCGTCGACATGGTCCGGCTGCAGGCCTCGGCCAAGGGGCTGGAGTTCCGCGTGTCCGGCCTCGACGCGCTGCCGGCGGCCGTGCGGACCGACGAGAAGCGCCTGCGGCAGGTGCTCATCAACCTCCTGTCCAACGCCATCAAGTTCACCCCGAGCGGCCACGTGTCGCTGGGCGTGTCCTACCGCAACCAGGTCGCGACGCTGGAGGTCGCCGACAGCGGCCCCGGCATCGCGCCGGAGGACCGCGCCCGCATCTTCGAGCCCTTCGACCGGGGGCCGCAGGCGCGGGCCGACGCCGCGCCGGGCCTCGGGCTCGGGCTCACCATCACGAAGCTGCTCGCCGAGCTGATGGGCGGCGACATCGCCGTGCTGGAGCCGGCGGAGGGCGGCGCGCTGTTCCGCGTGCGGCTGATGCTGTCGGCAGCGTCCGCGCCCGCCGTCGCGGTGCCGCGGGCCGTGGCGGGCTACCGCGGGCGGCGGCGCACCCTGATGGTGGTGGACGACGACCCCGAGCAGCCGGTGCTGATGCGCGCCATCCTGGAGCCGCTCGGCTTCGCGGTGCTCAGCGCGCGCGACGGGCCGACCTGCCTGTCGCTCGTCGCCGACGTCGCGCCCGACCTGTTCGCACTCGACGTGTCCATGCCCGGCCTGGACGGCTGGACGCTGGCCCGGACCCTGCGCGCGCGGGGCGTCGAGGCGCCGATCCTGATGATGTCGGCCAATCTCGCCGAGGGCGCCCCCGCAGGCGTGGCGGACGACCACGACGCCGTGCTGCCGAAGCCCTTCGACCTGTCGCGCCTCATCGACCTCCTGGGCGCCCTGCTGGCGCTCGACTGGATCGAGGGCGCGCCCGCGCCCGACGCCGCGGCGGCCCCGGCCCGGCCCCCGGCGGCGCTGGCCGCGGCCGACCTCGCCGAGTTGCGGCGGCTCTGCGCCATCGGCTACGTGCGCGGCCTCGAAGCCAAGCTCGCCGAGGCCGGCGACGCCCCGCTGGCCGCGCTGCTGCGCGAGCGCCTCGCCCGCTTCGACCTCGACGGCGTCGCGCGCCTGCTGGACGAGGCCGAGGCCGCCGGAGCGCCTCCGGGAGCCGAGGGCGCGCGCGAGGGCGTGGCGCCGTGA